A window from Lates calcarifer isolate ASB-BC8 linkage group LG7_2, TLL_Latcal_v3, whole genome shotgun sequence encodes these proteins:
- the LOC108873672 gene encoding LOW QUALITY PROTEIN: target of Nesh-SH3-like (The sequence of the model RefSeq protein was modified relative to this genomic sequence to represent the inferred CDS: deleted 1 base in 1 codon) produces MAGIALLLRVLLLLLGGTILLNGIPAQRIRVRRQNMKVRINATGDTIVMKFVRPSPDVKLEGYILGYGSSMFSKQFIQLPENGQPYETEMDAEPKYLVAVQPIPVNDVKKHCTGKVNLEKPLHLVIGSVSPTAVLLSWGNYLKTPYEGNIMNECLEDGFYTIRYRERNRKWNYQTCPTSDTVIDNLKPNTPYEFGVRSNKDDRSGMWSKPVIHNTNMGNKNAQKPYKIRNPLAKPLKPHGPHTLFPPRPALHNRTQPRLSPPLKNPGFSGAPRTSFAPPESQQETLPLPGSAEPKWPHVSLDKGNTVKNDSDQLVDPPTSALPRLLPTKAPSASTTASPLTKLNSYGDLLQGQTTKAPTNTPEKPHNPTAFGKSQDGSSLLRTALANERAKSNTWGQGSKRTLTPSLPLQPYNSADTTATRSMRPAARNPLFPYSNGFRQPHSSSRPSNSSPTTGILGVNGQPHRGISPPKPALWYRPRLVNNSLLEDKKSEFPDVFGRSGPTVEERFYGSPAHPSIPINKRPNLVGKPGETDKMNNFKETDKLPILKVPQATAKPTKQERKQTTTITPTTTANRQETWEDSDLFKSQPTSDLDAMGKKRYVAPHVVYQTGKRPDEPCSITSSLNYFPEDEPGEANVTAPPKNPPSNLTVVTVEGCPSFIILDWEKTDNDTTEYEVISTAKGPDGEQVSILTTNQTHTAVENLKPESSYEFKVKPKNELGAGPPSEPVSFNTESADPRVSENVSGKDAIWTQFPFKTDSYSDCHGKQYVKRTWYRKFVGVQLCNSLRYKIYLSDTLNGKFYNIGDQTGFGEDHCQFVDSFLDGRTGRQLRADQLPDRPGFYRAVRQEPVHFGQIGGHSHVNYVSWYECGTPIPGKW; encoded by the exons ATGGCGGGCATCGCTCTCCTCCTCCGggtcctcctcctgctgctcggAGGGACGATTCTCCTCAACGGCATCCCTGCACAGAGGATCAGAG tTCGCCGTCAGAACATGAAGGTTCGGATCAACGCCACCGGCGACACCATTGTGATGAAGTTTGTGCGTCCGAGTCCTGACGTGAAGTTGGAGGGTTACATCCTGGGATACGGCAGCAGCATGTTCTCCAAACAGTTCATCCAGCTGCCTGAGAACGGACAACCCTACGAGACCGAGATGG ACGCAGAGCCAAAGTACCTGGTGGCTGTGCAGCCAATCCCGGTCAACGACGTGAAGAAACACTGCACAG GTAAGGTGAACCTGGAGAAGCCACTCCACCTGGTGATCGGCTCCGTCAGCCCGACAGCGGTGCTGCTGTCCTGGGGGAACTACCTTAAGACGCCCTACGAAGGGAACATCATGAACGAGTGTCTGGAGGACGG gttttaCACCATCCGCTACAGggagaggaacaggaagtggaatTACCAGACCTGCCCGACCAGCGACACGGTCATCGACAACCTGAAACCCAACACGCCCTACGAGTTCGGCGTCCGATCGAACAAGGACGACCGTAGCGGCATGTGGAGCAAACCGGTCATCCACAACACCAACATGGGCA ATAAAAATGCACAGAAGCCGTACAAGATTCGCAATCCTCTCGCCAAGCCATTG aaacCTCATGGACCTCACACTCTGTTCCCTCCTCGTCCTG CTCTGCACAACCGGACGCAGCCACGACTTTCTCCTCCACTCAAAAACCCAGGTTTCTCCGGAGCTCCACGCACTTCTTTTG CGCCACCTGAGAGCCAGCAGGAAACTTTACCTCTCCCCGGCTCTGCTGAGCCTAAATGGCCTCATGTGTCACTCG ACAAAGGAAACACTGTTAAAAACGACTCCGACCAACTGGTGGATCCTCCTACTTCTGCCCTCCCCCGACTCCTGCCAACCAAAGCCCCTTCTGCCAGCACCACAGCCTCCCCCCTTACTAAATTAAACTCCTATGGTGACTTGCTTCAGGGGCAGACTACTAAGGCGCCCACTAATACACCTGAGAAGCCTCATAACCCTACTG CTTTCGGCAAATCACAGGATGGATCATCGCTGCTGAGAACAGCTCTGGCCAATGAGCGGGCCAAGAGTAACACCTGGG GTCAAGGCAGCAAAAGAACTCTCACCCCGTCGCTGCCTTTGCAGCCCTACAACTCGGCAGATACCACAGCCACCAGATCCATGAGGCCTGCAGCTAGAAACCCCCTCTTTCCCTACTCTAATGGCTTCAGACAGCCCCACTCTTCTTCTAGACCCAGTAACTCGTCCCCAACCACCGGGATACTCGGGG TAAATGGACAGCCGCACCGGGGCATTTCCCCACCTAAACCAGCCTTATGGTACAGACCTCGACTGG TGAACAACTCATTGCTGGAAGACAAGAAGTCTGAATTCCCTGATGTGTTTGGTCGTTCGGGTCCCACCGTTGAAGAGCGGTTTTATG GATCCCCTGCTCACCCGTCCATACCGATCAACAAGAGACCAAATTTGGTGGGGAAACCTGGAGAAACAG ACAAGATGAACAACTTTAAGGAGACGGACAAGTTGCCAATCCTGAAAGTCCCA CAAGCAACTGCCAAGCCAACCAAACAGGAGCGGAAACAGACCACAACCatcacaccaacaacaactg cAAATCGACAGGAAACTTGGGAGGACTCTGACCTGTTTAAATCTCAGCCGACCTCTGACCTTGATGCCATGGGCAAGAAACGTTACGTGG caccTCACGTTGTCTACCAAACAGGCAAGAGGCCAGACGAGCCTtgctccatcacctcctctctcaACTACTTCCCTGAGGATGAACCTGGCGAGGCGAATGTGACGGCACCGCCCAAGAATCCGCCCTCCAACCTCACCGTGGTGACGGTGGAGGGATGCCCCTCCTTCATCATCCTGGACTGGGAGAAGACTGACAATGACACCACCG AGTATGAAGTAATCTCCACCGCCAAAGGACCTGATGGCGAGCAGGTTTCCATCCTGACCACCAACCAGACTCACACTGCTGTAGAGAACCTCAAACCTGAGAGCAG TTACGAGTTCAAGGTGAAGCCAAAGAACGAGCTGGGTGCAGGTCCTCCCAGTGAGCCGGTCTCCTTCAACACTGAGTCAG cGGATCCTCGAGTGAGCGAGAACGTTTCAG GTAAAGACGCCATCTGGACTCAGTTCCCCTTTAAGACGGACTCGTACTCTGACTGCCACGGTAAACAGTACGTGAAGAGGACCTGGTACCGCAAGTTTGTTGGCGTCCAGCTGTGCAACTCGCTCAGGTACAAGATCTACCTGAGCGACACGCTCAATG GTAAATTCTACAACATCGGAGATCAGACCGGCTTTGGTGAAGATCACTGTCAGTTCGTTGATTCGTTCCTGGATGGAAGAACAGGCCGGCAGCTCAGAGCCGACCAGCTCCCAGACAGACCTG GTTTCTACAGAGCTGTGCGTCAGGAGCCCGTCCACTTCGGACAGATAGGAGGTCACTCCCACGTCAACTACGTCTCATGGTACGAGTGTGGAACGCCCATCCCCGGCAAATGGTAA